The following proteins are encoded in a genomic region of Thermogemmatispora onikobensis:
- a CDS encoding DUF1464 family protein, whose translation MGGGEERQARTNTGVRLAVRRSLAEWGMGAEMMSLSIGIDYGRRSWKLCLLDEAQPPEYHCFASPAELLAGLTRLCALFPEPVITLAAGNGLPLERLDRLVSEQIDAWTTGYDEPVLAPSSRIASAAGEALPQTQEGAPLALTGFVETLRSLNLHSYVLPGLAHVPTVPAYRLLLERLPGSPAAVCRVVTLLYRLRQREASWPEMRFLTLEARSASWQILVVEDGYLTNGVHGTPRDLALPLPLAPAPAEGTFEQAYWEGLLRDLAGLLAIHHLDEVVISGRRSEALATRLSEVYQLYYFPYAPHEPHGFEAALGAALIASGLQHPHSLAAEVVQHLQLWRPVPVF comes from the coding sequence GTGGGTGGTGGAGAAGAGAGGCAGGCACGGACGAATACAGGGGTACGCCTGGCCGTGCGCCGCTCTCTGGCGGAATGGGGCATGGGAGCAGAGATGATGAGCCTGAGCATCGGTATTGACTACGGTCGCAGAAGCTGGAAGCTCTGTTTGTTGGATGAGGCCCAGCCGCCGGAATATCACTGCTTCGCGTCGCCCGCCGAGCTGCTGGCCGGCCTGACTCGCCTCTGCGCCCTCTTCCCAGAACCGGTCATTACGCTGGCAGCCGGCAATGGCCTGCCTCTTGAGCGACTTGATCGCCTGGTGTCTGAGCAGATTGATGCCTGGACAACTGGCTACGATGAGCCCGTCCTGGCCCCAAGCTCTCGGATAGCCAGCGCAGCAGGCGAAGCCCTGCCACAGACGCAGGAAGGTGCTCCACTGGCCCTGACAGGCTTCGTGGAGACGCTGCGCAGTCTGAACCTCCATAGCTATGTGCTTCCTGGCCTGGCACATGTGCCCACGGTACCGGCTTATCGTTTGCTGTTGGAGCGCCTACCTGGCAGCCCCGCGGCAGTCTGCCGCGTGGTGACACTGCTTTATCGCCTGCGTCAGCGCGAGGCCAGCTGGCCAGAGATGCGTTTTCTCACCCTGGAGGCACGCAGCGCTTCCTGGCAGATACTGGTGGTCGAGGATGGCTACTTGACCAATGGGGTCCACGGGACACCGCGCGATCTGGCGCTGCCTTTGCCTCTGGCTCCAGCTCCGGCAGAAGGTACCTTCGAACAGGCCTACTGGGAGGGGTTGCTACGCGATCTGGCCGGCCTGCTGGCTATCCACCACCTGGATGAGGTGGTGATCAGTGGCCGGCGCAGCGAGGCCCTGGCTACCCGCCTCAGCGAGGTCTATCAGCTCTATTATTTCCCCTACGCTCCTCACGAACCCCACGGCTTCGAGGCCGCTCTGGGGGCCGCACTGATTGCCTCCGGCCTCCAACACCCCCACAGCCTGGCTGCAGAAGTGGTGCAGCATCTCCAACTTTGGAGACCCGTCCCCGTTTTTTAG